TTCAACGCTCTAACGATAATTTTTCAACTCAGATTCAAAACGTATGGAAAACTGAATCGGCCATAGCAGCAGGAAATGTTTTAGGTAGTGATAATGTAGGAACTGGTAACATAACTGTTCCTATATTATATCTTGAGGATAATTTACCCCCAGGAACTTATACTTATCGTTTGGTATTCCAAGGAGGAAATTATGGTACGGGTGGTGGAATAGTTAATTTTGAAGCGTTGGACAGAACTCTTATCATACTTAAGATAAAGCAATAACGTCTACGTTTTAAAAATTTCGTAGGTTTGCAAAAAAAATGAAAGCTTACGTTTTCCCTGGGCAAGGTGCTCAACATCCTGGAATGGGTAAAGATTTGTACGATAAATTTTCGATTGCTAAAGATTATTTTCATAAAGCTAACGAAATTTTAGGTTTTGACATTACTGCTATCATGTTTGAAGGTAGCGAAGATGATTTGAAACAAACGCGTATTACGCAGCCTTCTATTTTTCTCCATAGTGTCATCTTGACCTATTGCCTAGAAAATTTTAAACCCGACATGGTAGCCGGACATTCACTAGGGGAATTTTCCGCACTGGTTGCTGCCAAAGCTTTAAGTTTTGAGGATGGTTTACGGTTGGTTTATGCAAGGGCTCTTGCTATGCAAAAAGCTTGCGACCTTCAACCCAGTACCATGGCGGCAGTGCTTGGACTGGATGACCAACAAATTGAAGAAATTCTTCAAAAAATCACCGACGAAGTAGTCGTTGCTGCTAATTATAATAGTCCTGGTCAAGTAGTTATTTCTGGTTCAATTTCTGGCATCGAAAAAGCTTCTGAGCTATTAAAAGAAGCTGGAGCTAAAAGAGTTCTTCCTCTTAAAGTGGGCGGTGCATTCCATAGCCCACTCATGGAACCAGCAAGAGTCGAACTAGCTGAGCAAATTGAAAAAACAACGTTTCAGACTCCCATATGCCCCATATATCAAAACGTAACTGGGCTACCATATACACATCCTGACATCATTAAAAACAATCTTATTCTTCAGCTAACATCACCTGTAAGATGGACCCAAACCATCCAAAATATGGTACGCGATGGGGCAGAAGAATTTATCGAAGTGGGTCCCGGCAACGTCTTACAAGGTCTGATCAAAAAAATCTCTCCAGAGGTTATTGCCTTTTCTGCTAGTATCTAAAACATAAGGAATATGAAACTAAAAG
This window of the Bacteroidales bacterium genome carries:
- the fabD gene encoding ACP S-malonyltransferase, whose product is MKAYVFPGQGAQHPGMGKDLYDKFSIAKDYFHKANEILGFDITAIMFEGSEDDLKQTRITQPSIFLHSVILTYCLENFKPDMVAGHSLGEFSALVAAKALSFEDGLRLVYARALAMQKACDLQPSTMAAVLGLDDQQIEEILQKITDEVVVAANYNSPGQVVISGSISGIEKASELLKEAGAKRVLPLKVGGAFHSPLMEPARVELAEQIEKTTFQTPICPIYQNVTGLPYTHPDIIKNNLILQLTSPVRWTQTIQNMVRDGAEEFIEVGPGNVLQGLIKKISPEVIAFSASI